The following are from one region of the Vibrio rarus genome:
- the trmH gene encoding tRNA (guanosine(18)-2'-O)-methyltransferase TrmH, with amino-acid sequence MSPERYQKIVSVLKARQVDLTLCLEQVHKPNNVSAVIRTADAAGLHKIHAVWPNENMRTLGHTSAGARNWVEVDTHDTTQAAYQHLKDQGMQILVTNLSDTAVDFREVDYTKPTAIVLGGEKFGTSKFAVEMADQDIIIPMVGMVQSLNVSVASALILFEAQRQRHNKNMYNHPATPLSDSAIHKILFERGHPVLAKVAKRKKLPYPALDDSGQIMADQDWWAQMQRK; translated from the coding sequence ATGAGCCCAGAACGCTATCAAAAAATAGTTTCCGTGTTAAAGGCTCGCCAAGTGGATTTAACGCTTTGTTTAGAGCAAGTGCATAAACCTAATAACGTATCTGCAGTCATTCGAACTGCAGATGCGGCCGGTTTACACAAAATCCATGCGGTATGGCCAAATGAAAACATGCGCACTCTAGGGCACACTTCCGCTGGCGCTCGAAACTGGGTAGAAGTCGATACCCATGACACCACTCAAGCAGCCTATCAACACTTAAAAGATCAAGGGATGCAAATCCTAGTCACTAATTTGTCTGACACGGCCGTTGATTTTCGAGAGGTGGATTATACCAAGCCTACGGCAATCGTATTAGGTGGTGAGAAATTTGGTACCAGTAAATTTGCCGTAGAAATGGCCGACCAAGATATTATTATTCCTATGGTAGGCATGGTGCAATCTCTTAACGTGTCCGTGGCAAGTGCATTAATTTTGTTTGAGGCCCAGCGCCAACGACACAACAAAAACATGTACAACCACCCAGCCACACCATTGTCCGATAGTGCTATCCATAAAATCCTATTTGAACGAGGCCACCCTGTGCTGGCTAAAGTCGCGAAACGTAAGAAACTGCCTTATCCTGCCCTTGATGACTCTGGGCAAATTATGGCGGATCAAGATTGGTGGGCACAAATGCAACGCAAATAA
- the radC gene encoding RadC family protein has translation MTLKELPKESLPREKLLNQGPESLTDAELLAIFLRTGCQGMNVLELADHLLKSFGSLRHILTATQEAFCAHKGLGQAKYVQLQAFLEMTQRYLAETLEKGDALTSPQQTKLFLLSLLRDKQREVFYVLFLDNQHRVINHESLFEGTIDAANVYPREVVKRSLQHNACALILAHNHPSGVAEPSQADKRITRRLVDALALVDIRILDHFVVGDGEVVSFAERGWM, from the coding sequence GAGTCTCTTCCTCGAGAAAAGTTGCTCAATCAAGGGCCTGAATCCTTAACCGATGCTGAGTTACTCGCCATTTTTTTGCGCACAGGTTGCCAAGGAATGAATGTTTTGGAGTTGGCGGATCATTTACTTAAATCCTTTGGGTCACTACGGCATATATTGACCGCCACACAGGAGGCATTTTGCGCACATAAAGGGTTAGGACAAGCGAAGTATGTGCAATTGCAGGCTTTCCTAGAAATGACACAACGTTATTTGGCCGAAACCTTAGAAAAAGGCGATGCACTGACCAGTCCACAGCAAACCAAGCTATTTTTGTTGAGCTTGTTGAGAGATAAACAGCGTGAAGTTTTCTATGTGTTATTTCTGGATAACCAGCACAGAGTCATAAACCATGAATCTTTATTTGAAGGCACAATAGATGCAGCCAATGTTTATCCAAGAGAGGTGGTTAAGCGCTCTTTACAGCACAATGCATGCGCGCTGATTTTAGCACACAATCACCCTTCGGGAGTGGCTGAGCCGAGTCAGGCAGATAAGCGAATTACACGTAGGTTAGTGGATGCTCTAGCGCTGGTGGATATTCGGATATTAGATCATTTTGTTGTTGGTGATGGAGAGGTGGTGTCATTTGCTGAGCGTGGATGGATGTAG